The genomic region CATTACATATTAGAAATAGGTATAAAGAAATAAATATAAAGAATATATTTCCTTTGATTGCAGACCAGAGATTGATAAAAAATAAAGAGGAAATACAAAAAATTAAAAAAGCAGTTGAGATTACTGGTGAAGGAATAAAGTATGTTATGCAAAATGCTAAACCGGGTATGAAGGAATATCAACTTGAAGCATATTTTGATTTTATTACCAAATATTCAGGTGCTAAGGAACATGCATTTTTAACCATAGCTGCTTCTGGAGAAAATGCAACAATAGCACACTATCAAAAAAATAATAGTGAGATACAAGATAAAGAACTTATACTAATGGACTTAGGAGCTACATATGGATATTATAATAGCGACATTACTAGAACCTTTCCAAGTAATGGACGATTTACAAAAAGGCAAAAGGAAATTTACAATATAGTTTTAAAAGCTCAAACTGAAACAATTAAAGCTGTGAAGCCTGGAATAACATTAAGTCAATTAGATAATATCGCTAAAAATATACTTTCAGAAGAATGTAAGAGAATAGGTTTGATAAATAAAGAATCTGAAATATCTGATTATTATTTTCACTTTATAGGACATTATTTAGGATTAGATACCCATGACCCTGGGGATTTTAATAGACCATTACAGCCGGGCATGGTTATTACAATAGAGCCAGGACTTTATATAGAAGAAGAGGGGCTAGGCATAAGGATAGAAGATGATATTTTAGTAACAGAGGATGGTTTTGTAAATCTTTCTAAAAATATTATAAAAAACATAAAGGATATTGAGACGTTTATGAATAAAAGTGAGTAAATGGATATATTTACATAAAAAACTAACAGCTAAATAGTATGTTTAAAAACAAAATTTTAGTTAAAAATATTATTTAGAGTTTATTTATCAAATAAGTTTACTGTGGAGGTAAACAAGATGAAAAAAATATTTACATTTATTATTGTAATTACAATATTATTTACCAATATAGCTTATGCTGATGGAAATATAGAGGATGGATTAAAATCTGTATTGTTGGGTGAATATAAAAGTGGCGAGATAGTTTATAATTATAATGTAGATACTCCTATGGAGATAGCTAGTATTACTAAACTAATGACTTATTTAGTGACAATGGATTTAGTTTCAGAGGGCAAGGTTGGATTAGACGATATAGTAACAGTAAGCCAAAATGCTAGTAGAGTAGGAGGAAGTAGCTTTAATCTTAAAGCAGGAGAAAGAGTGAAGTTATCTACTTTGTTAGATTCTATACTTATAGTGTCAGGTAACGATTCTTGTGTGGCTATAGCTGAATATGTAGCAGGTACTGAGGAAAAGTTTGTTGAAATGATGAATAAAAAGGCCAAGGATATAGGTCTAAAAACTGCTCGATTTCTTAATTCAAGTGGATTGCCAGAAAAAGATGGACAAAATATGATGAGTACACGAGATATATTCAAATTATCAAGATACGTAATATCTAAATATCCAAAGATACTTAACGCAACTAGAATGATAAATTTAAATGTTGAAACTAGAAACTTTAATAAAGAAAACACTAATTCAGTATTAAGAAAGATACCAGAATTAGATGGATTAAAGACCGGTTATACAGACTTAGCAGGCTATTGTCTTGTATCAACGTTGCCTGTAATGCAGTCTAGTAAAAATACTGAGAATTTTAGGCTTATTGGAATAATAATGGGTGCTAAAAGTGAAGAACAAAGAAGGAATAAAACTATAGAATTATTGAAATATGGTATAGATAATTACGAAAAGAGAAAAATAATATTAAAGAATCAAGTGATAGAAACTATTAAGGTTTATGGAGCTAAAAATGAAAATTTAGATTTATTAGCTTCTAAAGACTATTCAACTATAGTTAAGAAAGGAGCTAACATAAGTAAAGATGTAGAGATTAAAAAAGATATAACAGCACCAGTAAAAAAAGGAGAAGTAATAGGAAAAGTTACTATATATATAGATAATAAAAAAGAAGAAGAAATAGAGCTAATAGCATCTAGAACTGTATATAAAGCCAATGTGTTTATGAGAATCTTTAGATATTTAATGGATTTAATAGGATTAATTGGGGAATATTAAAATTGACAAAATTTACTTTTTATTATATTATTATATAATGTTCAAAGGAATTTATTGCGTGCATCCGTAGCTCAGTAGGATAGAGCAGTGCCCTCCTAAGGCATGTGTCAGGGGTTCGAATCCTCTCGGGTGCACCATTTTTTTATGTCTTTATGTTGGATAATTAGCGTTATAGAAGACGTATATTATGACGTGAAAGGAAACGAAAAAATAGAATACCTTTTTTATCAATTTAAAATTGAAAATTTAAAATGTAAAATTATAAGATATAAAAATAACAAATCTTTTAGCTTTTCGCTATTTTCTACTACTCTAATCCCTAATCCATGTACTTCTTCTACGAAAAGCGAACAGCGAGTGGCGAAGACCCAAACCAAAGTCAAAAACATAAACAGGTGAGAAATATGGATAGTTATTTTATGAAGTTAGCATTAAAGGAAGCAAAAAAAGCTTATAATATAGATGAAGTTCCTATAGGAGCTGTAATTGTAAAAGATGGTAAGATAATATCTACAGGCTATAATTTAAGGGAGTCCTCAAAGGACCCCATAGCCCATGCAGAGATTATAGCTATACGTAAAGCAAGTGAAGTTTTAGGTGGATGGCGACTTATAGGATGTACTATGTATGTTACAATAGAGCCTTGTCCTATGTGTGCAGGAGCTATAATAAATTCTAGAATAGATAGACTTGTAATAGGAGCCAAAGACCCTAAAATGGGAGCCTGTGGCTCTGTAATAGATATAATTCAAAATCCTAAATTTAATCATAAAGTAGATGTTACATGGGGAGTATTAGAAGAGGAATGTTCATCTATAATGAAGAATTTTTTTAAAGAACTTAGAGAGAAAAAAAGACGATAAAAAGACGATTTTTGCTTCAAGGTTTTGAAGCAAAATCGTCTTTTTTGTTGTATAAGAGCATGTCTAGTTGAAGTATGGAGGAAAAGACGAAATCGACTTTGTTTAGAATCTGTCATATAAACTATGTTCCATTAAGAATGTTATCAAGAAGAAAAGAAGTTTTTTCATTATTTCACGTCCTCGTGCTTTTTATAAACTTTAACCTTATATTAATATAATATGCTTACTTTTAAAAAGCGGGATAGCAGCTTGGCTGCTTTTTATTTTTATAGCAGGAAATTTTTAGAATACGTCGAATACTATATGAGTATGTATATTAATATAATATTATTGGGTGTTTGGCTAGGAGGGATATTTTGTTTAACATCAAATCACATCCAAAAACATTATTTAATATTTTAATAACTTTTATTATTATAACATTAGTTTTGTCAGTTTTTATGTTATATACTTTTTCTGATAAAGAAAAAAATAATTTTATAGCACCTTTATTTATTTCTGTATTGGTAATTATATCTATTATCAAAATTATATTAATAAACAAGATACGGAATACGTTTAACCGTATAGAAGAAAAAAGGGAATTATATAGTAAAATATTAGAATCCATACCTAATGGTATCTTTGTACATAAAAAGCTTAAGTTTATTTATGGTAACAATTTTGGTGCTAAATTAATAGGTGCAGAAAATGCAGAACAGATTATCGGAAGACCAATAGAAGATTTTATAGAGTTAGATTATGAAAAAATAGGTGAAGAACGTATAAATAGAGCATTAAACGAACAGGAATTTAAACCTAAAATTGATAGATTATCACTTAAGCTAGAAGGAGAAAAAGTAGAAGTAGAGATACATACTAAGCCGTTACTTTTAAATGGTAAGGTAGCAGTATTAAATATTGTAAAAGATATTTCAGACCAAAGAAAGATAAATTATCTCCAAAAGAAAGTAAAAGAAAGTGAAGGTAAGTTAAGAAAAAGTTTAGAATATGATAATCAGCGAAATGAGTTTATCGCTAATATTTCCCATGAATTAAGAACTCCTCTGACTTTAATATTTGGAATAATACAAATGCTTCAAAGAGATTTAAGAAATTCTGTTAAAAAAAATAGCAATGCAGTTAAACACCTAGCCATATTAAAGCAAAATAGCTATAGATTATTAAGACTAGTTAATAACATAATTGATTTAAGTAAGATTGATGCTGGATATTTCAAAATAAAATTACAGAATTATAATATAGTTAGTGTAGTTGAGAATATTGTGTTATCAGTAGCAGAGCATGTAGAGGAAAAGGGCATAAGTCTTCAGTTTGATACAGATATCGAGGAGAAAGTTATAGCCTGTGACCCAGATAAAATAGAAAGAATTATGTTAAACCTTTTATCAAATTCTGTAAAGTTTACTGACCCTGGAGACAGTATAGATGTAAGTATTTCAGATAAAGGTGAAAACGTTGAGATAAGAGTAAAGGACACAGGAACAGGCATACCAAAGGAGAAGCTTGATTATATCTTTGATAGATTTAAACAAATAGATAAAACTTTAATTAGAAACTACGGCGGAAGTGGTATTGGACTATCATTAGTAAAGTCGTTTATAGATATGCATAAAGGTAATATTTCTGTAAATAGTGAATACGGAAAGGGAACTGAATTTGTTATAATCTTACCTTCTACAACAGTCAAGGGAGAAGAAAATAAATGTATTCAATCAAGAGTTAATAGTGAAAAATATGTAGAGAGGATAGAAGTTGAATTTTCTGATATATATTCATAAATATACAGTAAAAAGGGGATTGGTATGAAAGTAAAGGTTGCAAAATTAATTAGTATAATTACGGTGGTTCCTTTTATTGCTTTATTTATTTTAACTTTATTATATGTAAGTTATAAGAGTATATTTGCCAATAACTATTTGTGGTACTTAATTTCAGTTATATTTTTAACGGTTATACCATTTTCAGCTTATATATTAAAAAATATACTTCCTAATTATAAAAATCAAGGGAGAAAAGGAGAAAGAAAGCTAGCTTTCGTAATGGGGGTAATAGGTCAAATTACCGGTACTATAACGGCGTTTGTATTTGATGCACCTAAAGGAGTAAAAATAATATTTCTAGCTTATTTAATGTCAGGTATAGTATTATCATTTACTAATGGAGTTATAAAATTTAAAGCAAGTGGACATGCATGTGGTGTGTCTGGACCATTGACAATTTTAATATATTTTTTAGGTTTTAGATTATTATATACTTTTTTAATATTGCCTATTGTATTTTGGGCAAGATTAGTATTAGAAAGACACACTGTTAAAGAGTTAATATCAGGAACATTGATTGGAATGTTGTCCACTATTATAGTTTTAGTGTTTAACAATATTATCTAACATTTATATTAAGCGTACCCTAATTTTTCTCCCATGTTATATTTTTTCTATCCATTCTTTTATGATTTTTTCACAGTGGGATTTATTTTGTAGTGGTTTAACAAATTCTATTTCATCTATGAGATTATTATCATTTAAATATTTTTTCATATGATAAAATGTTTTGCCTTTACCTACTGCACAAGTACAAAATAGTCCTATATTTTTGTTTTTAATATTGTTATTTTTTAAAAAAGTCCTAATTGGTGGGCTCATACTCTTTTCCCATACAGGAGTTCCTATGAATATTGTGGAATATTCATCCAAAGATAGATTATAAAGTTTTAATTTAGGGTTAGTTTTAAAAAGAGCACGAAAACCTCCTATAATATACTTCATAACACCGCTAGTAGGTATTTCTTTTTTAGGTTTTATTTCTAGTAGGTCAGCTTTATACTCTTTTGCTAGAATTTCACTAATAAACTTTGTATTTCCTTCTAGAGAATAATATATAACTATAGATTTTGATTCCATTGTATCCCCCCTGGTAGTAAAATTTACACAGTTAAATTAAATTTATATTTTGCTTGTAAAGTCCTTGTTAGTAGTTCTTCCATAGCTTTAATATTACTATTATAAGTTTGTTTGTCGGCTGTATAAAGGTAGTGATTATGCATATATCCTTGTATTCCTAACAGTAGAATTTCTGAAATTCTCTGTGGATACGAAGTGTTAAAAACTTTCTCCTCTATACCTTGTTTTATAACATTTAATATTATAGGTTGAAATTTATTAAAGAAAGCCTTATCTAATTTAGCTTTAATTTTATACCCTGTATCAGATTTGAACTGTTGTGTGAATCGATTGTCTTCTATTTGTGTATAAAAAAGTTTTTTAAATATATTTTCCATTTTAGAATGGGCATCACTTTTTTCATTACTAATCTTTTTTATTTCCTTTTCTATATTATCTATATATCTTTTCAAAATGGAACTTAGTATTTCATCTTTTGATTTGAAATAATAGTAAAAAGTTCCCTTGGCTACTTTAGCTTCTTTAACTATTTGGTTAATTGAAGTATCATCAAAACCTTGTTTTAAAAATAGCTTTTCTGCTATGTTTAATAATTCTTTTTTTCTCTCTTCAGGCTTTTTACTAATTCTAACCATAAAATTTATTCCTTTCTAACATAATTTTTATCTAATAATAATATACTATACTGACTGACCGTCAGTCAATACAAAATAAAAAAATCAATTATCAACTTATTTAATATTATAAATAGTAAGATTAAAAAGGAGATTGATATTATGAAGCGGACTCTTATTTTATATGAAAGTAAGTATGGAGCAACTGAGGAAATAGTAAAAAACATGGCATACGTATTAGGACCTTGTAAGTATTGTACTACTGAAAACTTTAAGGAGGAATATAAAAAATTTGATTTCTTTGTTATAGGCTCTCCAGTATATTATGAACGTATAGATGATAGAATATATGAATTTACATTAAATAATAAAGCATGGTTACAGAACAAAACTATAGCTTTATTCTGTACTTGTATGGCTAAGAATGGTGATATATATCTAAATAATCTTAAAAGATTTTTAGGAAAAAGCGTTGTTCATGTAAAGACATTAGGAGGAAAAGTTAACTTAAAGTCTTTAGATAAATATGATTACAACAACTTGAAGTCGTTTTATAAAAGTATTAATATGCCTTTTAGGAGTATGGATTTATCTAATAAAGAAGAAGTTATAAAATATGCATTACATTTAAAAAGAATTAAAGACAGACTTTTTAGTAAAATGCCTAAAAGACAGTTGATAAGCTATATTGAAGAATTTCTATCAAATCATAATACTTGTACTTTAGCTACTTATTATAAAAGCAGGATACGCTCTACTCCTATTGAATATGTTTATAATAATAAAGCTTTGTATTTTCTTACAGAAGGTGGAGAAAAATTTTCAAATATATTGTTCAATACAGATGTTTCTATATCAATTTATGAACCTTATAAGGATATGAACTCATTAGCGGGTATGCAGATTTCAGGCAATGCTAATATAGTTAAAAGAAATAGTGATGAATATAATGAAATATTAAGGTTAAAGGGATTAAATCCTAGCGTTATAGCTAATCTTCCAGTGCTAATGAATATGATAAAAGTTATTCCAAACAAAATAGAATTTTTAAATTCTAAATTCAAGGGTATGGGATATGATGCTAAGCAAGTTTATGTTATAAAAAAGGAATCCTAGTATTTAGGATTCCTTAAAGTATTTACTTAAAGAACATATTTGTAACTCTATCTAATATACCATTCATATAAGCTATAGCTACACCGTAATTTGTTATAGGTACATTATATGATTGAGCACGTATTATTCTTGTCATCATTTGCTTTCTATTGAACATACAAGCACCACAGTGAATAATAAGATTATATTTACTTAAATCCTCAGGAAAGTCTGCTCCTGCATTTACTGTGATATCAAGGTTTGCTTTAGTTCTTTCTCTAAGCCAATTAGGAAGTTTTTCACGTCCAATATCTCCTTCAAGGGGGTGATGAGTACATGCTTCACCTATTAATACTTTATCTCCTGACTTTAACTCATCTATAGCCTTTGCACCTTTGATTAAAGTTTCTAAATCACCCTTATATCTGGCCATAAGGATTGAAAATGAAGTTAAAGGTACGTCTTCAGGTATAATACTGTTTACCTTAGCAAATACCTGTGAATCTGTTATTACAAGGTCAGGTTTTTTGTTCAGTACCTTCAATATATCTTCTAGCTCACTATCTTTAACTGTTAATGCCATTGCATCATGGTCCAATACGTCCCTTATAGTTTGTACTTGAGGTAATATAAGTCTACCCTTTGGTGCTTGAATATCTTGAGGTGCAACTAATATAACTGTATCTTTAGGTTTTACTATATCTCCTACTAATATTTTTCTTTCGAAATCTTTAGGAGCATAGATTTGTATAGCCTCTTTAAGTTTCCCTATGTTTGTTTTATTCTTTGCACTTAACATTATTAAAGGTATATCAAACTCTTCTTTTATTTTTATAGTATTAGGTTCAGTTATATCAATTTTATTTATAATCCCTATTATAGGTATTTTTCTTTCCTTTAACTCTTGATACCATTCCTTTTCTAGTGAAATATCTTCATTTTCTGAACTAAAAACTAGAAGGGCTAAATCTGTTTTATCCATTACTTCCTTTGTTTTTTGGATTCTCAATTGTCCTATTGACCCCTCATCATCTAGTCCAGCTGTATCTATGATAACTACTGGTCCTATAGGAAGAAGCTCCATTGCTTTATAAACAGGGTCTGTAGTTGTACCTGCTACATCTGATACTAAAGCAATATCCTGCCCTGTCAAAGCATTTATTAAACTTGATTTTCCTGAGTTTCTTTTACCGAAAATAGCTATGTGCATTCTATTGGCTCTTGGTGTGTTTATCATAAAAATCTCCTTTCCTCTAGAATCTTAAGTCTCTTTCACCTTTTTCTAATCTTTCAAGGTATTTAAGTGTAGCGTTTTTTGAAGATTCTTTTGGTATTTCACTTAAAGCTTTTTCGATAGTTTCTCTTCCTATTTCTTTAAGCTCATCATCAGCATAGTCTAGTAAGAACTCTTTAAATGTTAATATAGCGTTTGGTAAACATACATTGTGGATTTGACCATTTTTAGCAAGGGGCATAAATCTTTCACCAGTTCTACCTGCTCTATAACAAGCTGTACAATAGCTTGGTATATAATCGGATTTACATAGACTTTTTAATATTTCTATAGGGGAACGATGGTCTTCTACTTCAAATTGAGGTTTATCATCATGATGTTTCTTACCATATTCTTCGTAATAACCCCCAACTCCAGTACATGAACCGGCACTAATTTGTGATATACCAAGAGAAATAACTTCATCTCTATATTTTGGTGCTTCCCTTGTTGAAAGTATCATTCCTGTATAAGGTACTGCTAATCTTATCACTGCTACAATCTTTTTAAAGTCGTCATCTGAAACTAGATAAGGGAATTTGTTCATATCTACTCCTGCTGCAGCCCTTAATCTTGGTACAGAGATTGTGTGAGGGCCTACTCCGTAAACTCTATCAAGATGTTCTGAGTGCATTAATAAACCGATAGTTTCGTATTTATAGTCATAAAGACCATATAATACACCTAAACCTACATCATCAATTCCACCTTGGAATGCTCTGTCCATAGCTGTTGTATGCCAATTGTAGTCGTGTTTAGGTCCAGTTGGATGCATTTTTTCGTATGTTGGTCTATGATAAGATTCTTGAAATAATATATAAGTTCCTATTTCTGCATTCTTTAATTTCTTATAATTTTCAACTGTTGTAGCAGCTATGTTTACATTTATTCTTCTAATGCTACCATTATCAAATTTTATAGAGTATATAGTATCTATACATTCTAATATATAATCTATAGGACAATTTACAGGGTCCTCTCCTGCTTCTAAAGCTAATCTTTTATGTCCTAGTGATTCTAGAATTTTAACTTCTTCTTCAAGCTCTTTCATTGTAAGCTTCTTTCTTTTGAAATCTTTGTTAGAGTATTTATATCCACAGTATTCGCAGTTATTAACACAGTAGTTGCTTACATATAAAGGAGCGAAAAGTACAATTCTCTTTCCATATATGCTTTCCTTTATATGTCTTGCAGTTTGGAACATTTCTTCAAGTATATCATTATCATCTATATTTAAAAGTACTGCTGCTTCTTTGTAAGTTAATCCTTTAGCTTCCTTTGCTTTTTCTAATATACCTCTTACATATGATTTATCCTTTGCCTTTTCTTCACCAAACTTCATAGCATCTATAATTTCTGAATGTATAATAATGTCTTCAGCTCTAAATTCCTTCATTATTAAAACCCCCTTAATTGAATTTAAAATTGATTTGGCCAATCGCCAAGAGGCGAATAGCCAATGACGAATAACCATAATAAAAGCTAGACCTAAAGCTACTAACTACTAACAACGAGCTACTAATTAACAAATCGACGAAGTCGATTTTGTTATTGCATCACCTCTAGTATCAGATATTTTTCTTCCTAGCATTTTAATATAGTTTTCTATTTCTATTCTTTCTTCTTTTATGCCTATATCCTTAAGATTTGGATTAGGATATATTTCATATAGTTTTCTATATTTATAGGGTTGTACTTTACGCATAATTACGTTTGCTCCAGTATAAAATGCATTTTTTCTATCCTTTATATTTGTAACCTCTAATGATGTAGTTGTCGGTAAATGAACTCTTTTTAATAAAATCCTTGTGATTGCTAGTACCTTTAGGGTCAAATTTGTATCTCCAGGTAAGCTGTTTCTTAATTCTGTTTTAGGATGGGGTACAAAGGGACCTATTCCTGCCATGTCTACATCAAGTTCTTTTAAAAGCAATATATCCTTTGCTAGGGTTTCCAGTTTCTGTCCTGGAAGGTCTATCATAAAGCCACTTCCTACTTGATATTCTAGTTCTTTTAACCACTTTAAGTATTTAAGTCTATTTTTAAAGGACGAGTGGGGATGGAGATAATTATATAGCTTTTCGTCAGCTGTTTCATGTTTAAGTAAAAATCTATCTGCTCCATCTAATCGCCATTGTTTATAATCTTCATAATCCCTTTCTCCTACACTTAAAGTGATAGCAATATCTCCAATTTCTTTAATTTTGCGTATTATATATGAAATTTTATCTCGTGTGTACCATAAATCCTCCCCGGATTGAAGGACTACAGTTTTATATCCATTTTTATATGCTTTTTCTGCGTATTCTACTATTTCGTCAAGCTCCATTCTATATTTTGACAAGAAGGAGTTTTTTCTATTTAAACCACAGTATAGACAATCACATCTACAATAGTTTGAAAACTCTATTATTGCCCTTAGATGTATTTCGTCACCACAGTATTTTTTTCTTATTTCGTTAGCTTTTTTAAATAAATAGTCGGTATTGTCACAACTCAATATTTCTACTATTTCATTAATATCAGCTTTTGATGTTTCAACTATTTTATCTATAGTTGCTTTAATGCTCATAAAATCACCTATGCCTTAGTTAATGCAGATTTTACATTTACCCCTTGGATTCTTCCTAGTTTTCCTGTCATTGCACTTATGTCATCCGATGTTCCATCAACAATTAGTGATATTACAGAGAGATTTTTTTCTCTGTATGGAATCCCCATTCTACCAACAATTATCTCAGCATATTCATGAAGTATTAAGTTTACCTTTTCTGCATTAGTGATATCTTCTACAACTATACCTACAACTCCAATTCTCTTTTTCATCAATAATCCTCCTTTGGCATTGGAAATACAATAAAAAAACCTTCCGTAAAAGTGGAAGGTTTGAAGTCTATAACTTAAAGTACCTGTTTATATCCTATGTAAAAATAGATATACTTATCCCTAGGACATTAGGACATAAAAAGGCACAAGTTTAGCCATTTCTTCCTTCCCCTTTTACTTGGATATACCTCGTAATCAGGTTGGAGTTTTGGTTATCCACTATACCAGTAACATACCAGTACAGCAGATATCTTTGTTATAATTATAACAAACTCTAAATGAGTTGTCTATTGTTTTTGTTAAAATTATATTTGGTAAAACTTACTGTAGTTAAAGTAAGGTATTTAATATTAATAATATGATAGTAATGAAAATTAAATGATAAAATTTTTTTATGGTGTCTAAATTATAGACCTAAAACAACTGATTTTCAATTTTATCTACATTTAATATCTTAATAGATTTTCTATCAAAATCTATTAATCCATCTTTTTTCATTTTAATAAGTTCTCTAGATAGTGAAGGTCTAGGTATACCAAATTGGTCTGAAAGTTCTTTCTTTGTGTAATTAAGTTTGATTGTTAAGCTATTCTGTCTATTATATTCTTCTAAAAGATAATTGCATATTTTATCCCTTATAGTTTCATAGGATAAATTTTTTAACTTCGTACTTAACATGAATATTTTGTTTGAAAGTAATTCCATAAAATTATTTAAAATATATGTATTTGTTTTACAAAGCTCGATTAT from Caldisalinibacter kiritimatiensis harbors:
- a CDS encoding aminopeptidase P family protein; the protein is MKRKIIILLILLIAILSVSCKEHNNISKENNVYKKDNDKTVYSSNYRLSKDLIITNRYNLLKRIENNSAIVLFSGYPTEKIRFSPNRNFYYLTGIDRPNVILLIIKSKEVNKQFLFIPKSNPTLERWVGKTLKKEEVRQISGINNVFILNSFNPYFKKSISQYNIKNVYLDLGDITINTLASQIVSFDSPITQGQDFALHIRNRYKEINIKNIFPLIADQRLIKNKEEIQKIKKAVEITGEGIKYVMQNAKPGMKEYQLEAYFDFITKYSGAKEHAFLTIAASGENATIAHYQKNNSEIQDKELILMDLGATYGYYNSDITRTFPSNGRFTKRQKEIYNIVLKAQTETIKAVKPGITLSQLDNIAKNILSEECKRIGLINKESEISDYYFHFIGHYLGLDTHDPGDFNRPLQPGMVITIEPGLYIEEEGLGIRIEDDILVTEDGFVNLSKNIIKNIKDIETFMNKSE
- a CDS encoding D-alanyl-D-alanine carboxypeptidase family protein, which gives rise to MKKIFTFIIVITILFTNIAYADGNIEDGLKSVLLGEYKSGEIVYNYNVDTPMEIASITKLMTYLVTMDLVSEGKVGLDDIVTVSQNASRVGGSSFNLKAGERVKLSTLLDSILIVSGNDSCVAIAEYVAGTEEKFVEMMNKKAKDIGLKTARFLNSSGLPEKDGQNMMSTRDIFKLSRYVISKYPKILNATRMINLNVETRNFNKENTNSVLRKIPELDGLKTGYTDLAGYCLVSTLPVMQSSKNTENFRLIGIIMGAKSEEQRRNKTIELLKYGIDNYEKRKIILKNQVIETIKVYGAKNENLDLLASKDYSTIVKKGANISKDVEIKKDITAPVKKGEVIGKVTIYIDNKKEEEIELIASRTVYKANVFMRIFRYLMDLIGLIGEY
- the tadA gene encoding tRNA adenosine(34) deaminase TadA, whose translation is MDSYFMKLALKEAKKAYNIDEVPIGAVIVKDGKIISTGYNLRESSKDPIAHAEIIAIRKASEVLGGWRLIGCTMYVTIEPCPMCAGAIINSRIDRLVIGAKDPKMGACGSVIDIIQNPKFNHKVDVTWGVLEEECSSIMKNFFKELREKKRR
- a CDS encoding sensor histidine kinase, yielding MFNIKSHPKTLFNILITFIIITLVLSVFMLYTFSDKEKNNFIAPLFISVLVIISIIKIILINKIRNTFNRIEEKRELYSKILESIPNGIFVHKKLKFIYGNNFGAKLIGAENAEQIIGRPIEDFIELDYEKIGEERINRALNEQEFKPKIDRLSLKLEGEKVEVEIHTKPLLLNGKVAVLNIVKDISDQRKINYLQKKVKESEGKLRKSLEYDNQRNEFIANISHELRTPLTLIFGIIQMLQRDLRNSVKKNSNAVKHLAILKQNSYRLLRLVNNIIDLSKIDAGYFKIKLQNYNIVSVVENIVLSVAEHVEEKGISLQFDTDIEEKVIACDPDKIERIMLNLLSNSVKFTDPGDSIDVSISDKGENVEIRVKDTGTGIPKEKLDYIFDRFKQIDKTLIRNYGGSGIGLSLVKSFIDMHKGNISVNSEYGKGTEFVIILPSTTVKGEENKCIQSRVNSEKYVERIEVEFSDIYS
- a CDS encoding flavodoxin; translation: MESKSIVIYYSLEGNTKFISEILAKEYKADLLEIKPKKEIPTSGVMKYIIGGFRALFKTNPKLKLYNLSLDEYSTIFIGTPVWEKSMSPPIRTFLKNNNIKNKNIGLFCTCAVGKGKTFYHMKKYLNDNNLIDEIEFVKPLQNKSHCEKIIKEWIEKI
- a CDS encoding TetR/AcrR family transcriptional regulator, coding for MVRISKKPEERKKELLNIAEKLFLKQGFDDTSINQIVKEAKVAKGTFYYYFKSKDEILSSILKRYIDNIEKEIKKISNEKSDAHSKMENIFKKLFYTQIEDNRFTQQFKSDTGYKIKAKLDKAFFNKFQPIILNVIKQGIEEKVFNTSYPQRISEILLLGIQGYMHNHYLYTADKQTYNSNIKAMEELLTRTLQAKYKFNLTV
- a CDS encoding flavodoxin domain-containing protein, translated to MKRTLILYESKYGATEEIVKNMAYVLGPCKYCTTENFKEEYKKFDFFVIGSPVYYERIDDRIYEFTLNNKAWLQNKTIALFCTCMAKNGDIYLNNLKRFLGKSVVHVKTLGGKVNLKSLDKYDYNNLKSFYKSINMPFRSMDLSNKEEVIKYALHLKRIKDRLFSKMPKRQLISYIEEFLSNHNTCTLATYYKSRIRSTPIEYVYNNKALYFLTEGGEKFSNILFNTDVSISIYEPYKDMNSLAGMQISGNANIVKRNSDEYNEILRLKGLNPSVIANLPVLMNMIKVIPNKIEFLNSKFKGMGYDAKQVYVIKKES
- the hydF gene encoding [FeFe] hydrogenase H-cluster maturation GTPase HydF → MINTPRANRMHIAIFGKRNSGKSSLINALTGQDIALVSDVAGTTTDPVYKAMELLPIGPVVIIDTAGLDDEGSIGQLRIQKTKEVMDKTDLALLVFSSENEDISLEKEWYQELKERKIPIIGIINKIDITEPNTIKIKEEFDIPLIMLSAKNKTNIGKLKEAIQIYAPKDFERKILVGDIVKPKDTVILVAPQDIQAPKGRLILPQVQTIRDVLDHDAMALTVKDSELEDILKVLNKKPDLVITDSQVFAKVNSIIPEDVPLTSFSILMARYKGDLETLIKGAKAIDELKSGDKVLIGEACTHHPLEGDIGREKLPNWLRERTKANLDITVNAGADFPEDLSKYNLIIHCGACMFNRKQMMTRIIRAQSYNVPITNYGVAIAYMNGILDRVTNMFFK
- the hydG gene encoding [FeFe] hydrogenase H-cluster radical SAM maturase HydG → MKEFRAEDIIIHSEIIDAMKFGEEKAKDKSYVRGILEKAKEAKGLTYKEAAVLLNIDDNDILEEMFQTARHIKESIYGKRIVLFAPLYVSNYCVNNCEYCGYKYSNKDFKRKKLTMKELEEEVKILESLGHKRLALEAGEDPVNCPIDYILECIDTIYSIKFDNGSIRRINVNIAATTVENYKKLKNAEIGTYILFQESYHRPTYEKMHPTGPKHDYNWHTTAMDRAFQGGIDDVGLGVLYGLYDYKYETIGLLMHSEHLDRVYGVGPHTISVPRLRAAAGVDMNKFPYLVSDDDFKKIVAVIRLAVPYTGMILSTREAPKYRDEVISLGISQISAGSCTGVGGYYEEYGKKHHDDKPQFEVEDHRSPIEILKSLCKSDYIPSYCTACYRAGRTGERFMPLAKNGQIHNVCLPNAILTFKEFLLDYADDELKEIGRETIEKALSEIPKESSKNATLKYLERLEKGERDLRF